CGTCACCTCCATGGTGCCGGCCGCGGCCGAGGCCGACCCCAAGCCCTATTTGGTGCAGGCGGCCAAGTCAGGCCGCTTGGAGGCAAGCTATATCGGCCATGCCGACAAGCGCATGCTGTTCAACACCCCCCAGGAACTGCCGCCCGGCTATGACCCAACCGGCCGACCCTGGTACACCCTGGCCTCCAACGCCAGCGGGCCGGTGATCACCGAGCCCTATATGGACGCCGCGCGCAAGCTGCTGGTGGTGACCTTCGCCGTGGCCGTCAAAGAAGGCGGCAGCACCAAGGCTGTGGCGGCCACCGATGTGTTCCTGAACGAGGTCTCGGCCACGGTCAAGGCCATCAAGCCGACGCCGAATGGTTTTGCGTTTCTGATGTCCAGCAAGGGAACCTTGGTCGCCCACCCGAATGCCGAACTGGCCCTGAAGCCGGTCAGCGAGCTCTCCCCGCAGTTGGACGCCAAGGCCCTGAAACAGGTGCAGGAAGCTGGAGCACCCTGGGTCGATGCCACCATCGGCAACCAGGACTTCCTGCTGCGCGGCGTGGCCATTCCCAACACCGACTGGGTGCTGGTGGTGGCAGCCGATCGCAGCGAAGCGCTGGCCTCGCTGAGCTCGCTGCTGCGCACCGCGGCCATCGTGTTGGTCGTGGTGATGGTGCTGGCAGGCGCGCTGATGACCACGGTGATCTCCACCATGCTCAGTGGCCTGGACCGTGTGCGCGCCGCGCTCGACGAAATCAGTGCCGGTGGCGGCGATCTGACGCAGCGCCTGCCCGAGGCCGGCCGCGACGAGATCTCGCGCATTGCCGGCTCCTTCAATATGTTTGCCGAGAAGATTCAGCGCATCCTGCTCGATGTGCGCTCCGCCAGCAATTCCATCTCCACGGCCTCCAGCGAGATCGCCCTGGGCGCCCAAGACCTGTCGCAGCGCACCGAGCAAACCGCCTCCAATCTGCAACAGGCGGCCTCGTCGATGGAGCAACTGACCGGCACCGTGCGCCAGACGGCCGATGCCGCGCAGACCGCCAATCAGCTGGCCTCCTCGGCCTCCTCGGCCGCGGCCAAGGGCGGTGAGGTCGTCAGCCAGGTGGTCACCACCATGGACGAGATCAACAACAGCTCCAAGAAGATCAGCGACATCATCGGCGTGATCGATGGCATCGCCTTCCAGACCAATATCCTGGCCTTGAACGCGGCCGTGGAAGCAGCGCGAGCCGGCGAACAAGGCCGCGGCTTCGCCGTGGTGGCCAGCGAAGTGCGCAGCCTGGCTCAGCGCTCGGCCGAAGCCGCCAAGGAAATCAAGGGCCTGATCGGCGCCAGCGTCGACCGAGTCGAAGTGGGCTCCAAGCTGGTGGAAGCGGCCGGCGCCTCGATGAACGACATCGTCTCCAGCGTGCAACGCGTGACAGACATCATCGGCGAGATCACCGCGGCCGCGAGCGAGCAAAGCGATGGCATCGGCCAGGTCAATGGCGCCGTGGTGCAGCTCGATCAGATGACGCAGCAGAACGCAGCCCTGGTGGAAGAATCCGCAGCCGCCGCGGAAAGCCTGAAGGATCAAGCCCATCGCCTGACCGAGGTGGTTTCGGTGTTCCGTCTGGGCAGCGATGAGGGCCATGCGCGCAGCGCCGCCAGCGCCCCACGCCCGGCCAGCAAGCCGGCCGGTAGCGCCAGCAGCAGCGGCAGCAGCCACAATGGCAGCGCACACTTCACCAGCAAGCCTGCTGCTGCCAAAGCCCCTGCGGCCAAACCTGCCGCGCGGCCAACACCTTCGGCAAGCAGCAGCACGCCCGCGCCGGCTCCTGCAGCCAAGCCGGCGGACAACGACGACGACTGGCAGTCCTTCTGAGTGCCTGCCGCTGGCTGAGCCAGCGCAGCGGCAGCACCAACATCAGAATCATCAAAGCGGGCCGCATCAAGCGGCCCGCAGTCATTTCCGGCCCGGCATAAACGAGGAAGCCCCTGGAAGCGGTTGCCCCGCCCTGCCCTGCGTTCGCAGCTACTGTGTGTCGGCCTCGCGCAAGGTCTGCATCACCGGCCGGCGCAGCACGCCGCGCAGGCTCCACCATCCCGCCAACTGGGCCAGCACGGCACCGGCCAGCATGCTGAACAACGGCACCCAGAAGTTCAAACTCCAGGCAAAACCGAAGACAAAACGCGCCAGCAAGGCGCCCAGCAAAACGGCCACCGCGCCGGCCAAGAAGCCGGCCAGAGCGCCCACCCCCAGCAATTCGGCGCGCTGCACCCGGGCCAGCAACTGGGAGCTGGCACCCAGCGCCCGCATCAAGGCGAATTCGCGGGTGCGGGCCTCGCGCGTGCTGCCCACCGAGGCCAGCAGCACGACCAGGCCGGTGGCCAGCGTGAAGCCGAACAAGAGCTGCACCGCCTGGATCACTTGGTTCAGCACCGACTGCACCTGCTTGAGCTGGGCCGACACATCGACCACGGTCAGATTGGGCATGGCACGGCTGAGCTCGCGATCCAGGCTCGATTCGGCCGGCGCATGGAAGGCAGACACCCAGCTGGCGGGCAGATCGGCCATGGTCTTGCGAGGAAACAGCACAAAAAAGTTCACCCGCATGGAGGACCAATCGACCTTGCGCATGGAGGTGATGCGCCCCTCCACCGGCAGGCCAGCAACATCAAAACGCAGGCGATCACCGAGCTTGAGCCCCAGGGTTTCGGCCAGGCCCTGCTCCACGCTCAGACCATCGGCCTCGTCCACCACCCATTGACCTTGAACCACGCTGTTGTGCGACATCAGCTCGGCGCTGTGGCTGAGGTTGAACTCGCGCTCCACCAGGCGCTGCGCCCGCTCGTCCTTGTACATGGCAGGCTTGACGGTCTGATCGTTGATGCTGAGCAGGCGGCCACGGATCATGGGGAAGAGGTCGTAGGTTTTCACCCCCGCGCCTTCGATCTGGGTGCGGAAGGCCGGCACCTGATCCCCCTGGAGGTTGATCACAAAGCGGTCAGGGGCATTGGCCGGCGTCGCCTTGAGCCAGCTGTCGATCAAATCCGTGCGCAGCAACACCAGCAGGGCCAGCGCCAACAAGCCCACCGCCAAGGACGAAACCTGCACGACGGCAAAGCCCGGGCGCGCCGCGACCTGGCGCGTGGCCAACAGCAACCAGCGCGGCACGGCAGCGCTGGCGGCGCCCTGCCCGCTCAAGGGCACCCAGCGCTTGAGCACACGCACCGCCAACCAGGCCATGCCGGCGAACAAACCCAGCGCCAGCGCAAAGCCACCGGCCGCAATCAATCCCAGGCTGAGCTCACCGGCCAGCACCATCAAGATGCCGGCAAAACCCAACACACCGGCCACCAGCACCAGGGTGGAACCAGCCTTGAGCCCACCCAGATCGCGCCGGATGACGCGCAGCGCCGGCACGGCCGCCAGCTGCAGCACGGGCGGCAGGCCAAAGCCCATCAACAGGCTCAGGCCCAGACCCAGGCCCAAGGTCGCGGGCCAGAAGGACGGCGCCGGCAGGCTGACTTCGAACAGGCCCGAGAGCAAGCCCACGAAGGCGAAATGCAAGCCCAGGCCCAGCAGCACACCGATCAGGCTGGCCGTCAGGCCCGCCAGGGCGAACTCAATGCTGTAGGCCCAGGCGATGCGGCGCTGGGCCTGGCCCAGCACCCGCAGCATGGCGCAATCGTCCAGATGGCGGCCCGCAAAGTCACGCGCAGCCAGTGCCACCGCCACCGCGGCCAGCAGGGCCGAGAGCATGGCCACCAGCTTGAGGAACTTGGTCGCCCGGTCCAGGGTCTGGCGCATCTCGGGTCGGCCGCTGTCCAGCGAGTCCAGCCGCACCCCGCGCCAGGCGGACGACGCAATCAAAGCCTTGGCCCGCTCCACGAACTGGTTCACCGCCTGGGCTCGCGGCGCGGGCTGCTCGCCGCGGGCCAGTGCGGCCACAGCCAGGCGGTAGGTCACCCGGCTGCCGGGTTGGATCAGGGCAGTGGCGGCCAGATCGGCCTCCGCCAGCATCAGGCGAGGCGCAAAATTCAAGAAGCCGGCGCCACGGTCGGGCTCGGTGACGATGACGCCGCCGACCTTGAGCGAGGCATCGCCAAGCAAAAGGCTGTCACCGAGGCGGATTTGCAGCGAATCCAGCACGGCCGCATCCACCCAGACCTCACCAGGCTTGGGCGCCCCCACCCGCCGGCCATCGGCCAACAGCAGCTGACCGCGCAGGGGATACGCAGCCCCGA
This region of Paucibacter aquatile genomic DNA includes:
- a CDS encoding methyl-accepting chemotaxis protein; this encodes MFDSIKTRLTALSIVVVVLTLSLATIANYVIVRGHTYTTELASLDALAAGRAAAINQWVTMQRDIVTSMVPAAAEADPKPYLVQAAKSGRLEASYIGHADKRMLFNTPQELPPGYDPTGRPWYTLASNASGPVITEPYMDAARKLLVVTFAVAVKEGGSTKAVAATDVFLNEVSATVKAIKPTPNGFAFLMSSKGTLVAHPNAELALKPVSELSPQLDAKALKQVQEAGAPWVDATIGNQDFLLRGVAIPNTDWVLVVAADRSEALASLSSLLRTAAIVLVVVMVLAGALMTTVISTMLSGLDRVRAALDEISAGGGDLTQRLPEAGRDEISRIAGSFNMFAEKIQRILLDVRSASNSISTASSEIALGAQDLSQRTEQTASNLQQAASSMEQLTGTVRQTADAAQTANQLASSASSAAAKGGEVVSQVVTTMDEINNSSKKISDIIGVIDGIAFQTNILALNAAVEAARAGEQGRGFAVVASEVRSLAQRSAEAAKEIKGLIGASVDRVEVGSKLVEAAGASMNDIVSSVQRVTDIIGEITAAASEQSDGIGQVNGAVVQLDQMTQQNAALVEESAAAAESLKDQAHRLTEVVSVFRLGSDEGHARSAASAPRPASKPAGSASSSGSSHNGSAHFTSKPAAAKAPAAKPAARPTPSASSSTPAPAPAAKPADNDDDWQSF
- a CDS encoding ABC transporter permease, with protein sequence MPSLQPARPPHVLRMAWRQLWRDWRAGELRLLMLAVALAVAALCAVSFLSDRLEQGLRRDAAQLIGGDAVLLADQPVPQALQDLAQELGLTATLSANFPSMARASEAQGGRNRLVAVKSVGAAYPLRGQLLLADGRRVGAPKPGEVWVDAAVLDSLQIRLGDSLLLGDASLKVGGVIVTEPDRGAGFLNFAPRLMLAEADLAATALIQPGSRVTYRLAVAALARGEQPAPRAQAVNQFVERAKALIASSAWRGVRLDSLDSGRPEMRQTLDRATKFLKLVAMLSALLAAVAVALAARDFAGRHLDDCAMLRVLGQAQRRIAWAYSIEFALAGLTASLIGVLLGLGLHFAFVGLLSGLFEVSLPAPSFWPATLGLGLGLSLLMGFGLPPVLQLAAVPALRVIRRDLGGLKAGSTLVLVAGVLGFAGILMVLAGELSLGLIAAGGFALALGLFAGMAWLAVRVLKRWVPLSGQGAASAAVPRWLLLATRQVAARPGFAVVQVSSLAVGLLALALLVLLRTDLIDSWLKATPANAPDRFVINLQGDQVPAFRTQIEGAGVKTYDLFPMIRGRLLSINDQTVKPAMYKDERAQRLVEREFNLSHSAELMSHNSVVQGQWVVDEADGLSVEQGLAETLGLKLGDRLRFDVAGLPVEGRITSMRKVDWSSMRVNFFVLFPRKTMADLPASWVSAFHAPAESSLDRELSRAMPNLTVVDVSAQLKQVQSVLNQVIQAVQLLFGFTLATGLVVLLASVGSTREARTREFALMRALGASSQLLARVQRAELLGVGALAGFLAGAVAVLLGALLARFVFGFAWSLNFWVPLFSMLAGAVLAQLAGWWSLRGVLRRPVMQTLREADTQ